One genomic region from Apteryx mantelli isolate bAptMan1 chromosome 7, bAptMan1.hap1, whole genome shotgun sequence encodes:
- the LOC106495457 gene encoding protein NDNF-like gives MSCIWFYLPLHLLMAVCLCYSIRAPTTSFKSDLFNFYHSLILADGKETTIHLLKDIPKRYYFVLEEGRAPAPFTITVTPCDVPIEWSILIHKASASFPGKAAHGDHDTQEVSKSQKTPSMVSTIFNYKGNSVETYVGMSSYSALYMLEFLSTERDTHITVHLTTDTTSGHLYPELPVDPRIDVIGISHTTVTLAWKHSPSVLQHRENIQYCLLVNEKHNYKSLCAAETAIRSSGMKLPPTLVLSLSPYLLEPQQVMILSNSELSIINKASSGEVRQICMGTKNTCTVPNLSPSTQYYFDVFVVNLLTNASAAYTGTFARTLEEPEPKMMELKDGKVIQVVLDAKKQKFYSLQYQARHKRIQFTFQSCRGQVRVHITKNSKTVASENISGLRYFSLKGNLLDTYLVQLRSTEQSNSSVKVQVSSHFHKPLFPLLPESLKIKSFSKLRTCNSVTIAWLGTQEESKYCVYKKRIEDHQVWMELQSTDRCAGPESRHKSEKVLCKYFYDINLQRAVTTETIKGLDAGTLYLFDVYLIGPSGIPVRYHSKVVKTRKKC, from the exons ATGTCCTGCATCTGGTTTTATCTGCCCCTCCATCTTCTCATGGCTGTCTGTCTGTGTTATTCCATAAGAGCACCCACTACCAGTTTCAAGAGTGATCTCTTCAACTTCTATCATTCCCTGATTCTTGCTGATGGTAAGGAAACTACAATTCACCTGCTGAAGGATATACCTAAAAG GTACTATTTCGTTCTGGAGGAAGGCAGAGCCCCTGCACCTTTCACAATAACAGTGACCCCCTGTGATGTTCCCATTGAATGGAGCATACTCATACACAAGGCTTCAGCAAGTTTCCCTggaaaagcagcacatg GTGATCATGACACCCAAGAGGTCTCAAAATCTCAAAAGACTCCAAGCATGGTGTCCACAATTTTTAACTATAAAGGAAATTCTGTAGAGACCTATGTGGGTATGTCTTCTTATTCTGCTCTTTACATGCTAGAGTTCTTATCCACTGAGCGAGATACACACATTACTGTGCACTTAACAACTGACACAACATCTGGCCACCTCTATCCAGAACTTCCAGTGGATCCACGTATAGATGTTATTGGCATTAGCCATACAACAGTAACTCTAGCTTGGAAACACAGTCCCTCTGTCCTGCAACACAGAGAAAACATCCAATACTGTCTTCTAGTTAACGAAAAACACAACTACAAGAGCTTGTGTGCTGCTGAGACAGCAATCAGATCCTCTGGAATGAAGCTGCCGCCTACATTAGTTTTGTCTCTCTCTCCGTACCTTCTTGAACCCCAGCAGGTAATGATATTGTCCAACAGTGAATTGAGCATCATCAACAAAGCTAGTAGTGGGGAAGTCAGGCAGATATGCATGGGCACCAAGAACACTTGCACAGTGCCCAATCTCAGTCCCAGCACTcagtattattttgatgtttttgttGTCAATCTCCTCACAAATGCCAGTGCTGCTTACACCGGGACATTTGCAAGAACCCTGGAAGAACCTGAACCTAAGATGATGGAGCTGAAAGATGGGAAGGTGATTCAGGTCGTCCTGGATGCGAAAAAGCAGAAATTCTACAGTCTGCAGTACCAGGCGAGGCACAAGAGAATCCAGTTTACCTTTCAGTCATGTCGTGGCCAAGTCCGGGTTCACATAACAAAGAACAGTAAAACAGTGGCATCAGAAAACATTTCAGGGCTGAGGTATTTCTCACTGAAGGGAAACCTGCTGGACACATATTTGGTGCAGCTGAGGTCCACAGAGCAGTCTAATTCTTCTGTGAAAGTTCAGGTGTCCTCTCATTTCCACAAGCCCTTATTTCCACTTCTTCCAGAGAGCTTAAAAATCAAGTCCTTCAGTAAACTGAGGACCTGCAACTCTGTCACCATTGCCTGGCTCGGAACACAAGAGGAGAGCAAATACTGTGTGTACAAGAAAAGGATTGAAGATCATCAAGTGTGGATGGAACTGCAGAGTACAGACAGGTGTGCTGGACCTGAATCTCGGCACAAGTCTGAGAAAGTGCTGTGCAAGTATTTCTATGACATAAACCTCCAGCGAGCCGTCACCACAGAGACCATCAAAGGGCTGGATGCAGGGACACTTTACTTGTTTGATGTTTATCTTATCGGGCCATCTGGTATCCCTGTCAGATATCACAGCAAAGTTGTGAAGACCAGGAAAAAATGTTGA